A single Nostoc sp. PCC 7107 DNA region contains:
- a CDS encoding acyl-CoA dehydrogenase family protein: MKQLVLETFVNQGLETSLSLFDQVKTLSQDFATRAAVHDKDGSFPFENFTALHQAGLLGLTIPRDLGGQDLGLASICQVIEGIACGDASTALVLNMHYLQHAKANRSRTWHPEVYNKVCREAIANSALINAARVEPELGTPARGGLPATTAQKTLDGWLLTGHKQYTTGSPILSYFVVWAKTTEDEPQVGNFLVPRDLPGVQIVETWDHLGMRATGSHDLILESVLIPDEYALDIRPVCVKSPPDPITAVWNSLTLSALYLGVATAARDWLIEYLGDRTPSNLGTPLASLSRFQTAVGEIEALLYANRTLIYNLAQELDKGESAPNVELQAQAVKYLSTTNSIRAVEIGLELIGNPGLTRKNPLERHYRDILCSRIHTPQNDVICQSLGKAALNKSAEC, from the coding sequence ATGAAGCAACTAGTACTAGAAACCTTTGTAAATCAAGGCTTAGAAACTTCTTTGTCACTTTTTGATCAAGTTAAAACCCTATCACAAGATTTTGCGACTCGCGCCGCAGTGCATGATAAAGATGGTTCATTTCCTTTTGAAAATTTTACGGCTCTGCATCAAGCGGGACTGTTGGGTTTAACTATTCCCCGTGATTTGGGTGGACAGGATTTAGGGCTGGCTAGTATTTGTCAAGTTATTGAGGGGATAGCCTGTGGTGATGCTTCTACGGCTTTAGTGTTGAATATGCACTATTTACAGCACGCTAAGGCTAATCGTAGCCGTACCTGGCATCCTGAAGTATACAACAAAGTTTGTCGGGAAGCGATCGCCAACTCCGCCCTGATCAACGCCGCCCGTGTAGAACCAGAGTTAGGTACACCAGCTAGAGGCGGTTTACCAGCGACAACAGCCCAAAAAACATTAGACGGTTGGCTATTAACCGGACATAAACAATACACAACAGGTAGTCCAATTCTCAGCTACTTTGTGGTTTGGGCAAAAACAACCGAAGATGAACCGCAAGTAGGGAATTTTTTAGTTCCTCGTGATTTACCTGGGGTACAAATTGTCGAAACTTGGGATCATTTGGGAATGAGAGCTACAGGTAGCCATGATTTAATTTTAGAAAGTGTCTTAATTCCTGATGAATATGCTTTAGATATTCGTCCTGTCTGTGTTAAATCACCACCAGATCCCATAACAGCAGTTTGGAACAGCTTGACATTGAGTGCATTGTATTTGGGAGTTGCCACAGCTGCGCGAGACTGGTTAATAGAATACCTGGGCGATCGCACTCCGTCAAATTTGGGAACACCACTCGCCAGTTTGTCACGCTTTCAAACAGCGGTAGGCGAAATCGAAGCACTGCTATATGCTAACCGCACATTAATTTATAACTTGGCACAAGAACTTGACAAAGGCGAGTCTGCACCTAATGTAGAATTACAAGCACAAGCTGTAAAATATCTCAGCACAACTAATTCAATTCGTGCTGTAGAAATTGGTTTAGAACTTATCGGTAATCCAGGATTAACCAGAAAGAATCCTTTAGAGCGACACTATCGTGATATTTTGTGCAGTCGTATCCACACACCACAAAATGATGTAATTTGTCAATCTTTAGGGAAAGCTGCACTCAATAAAAGTGCTGAGTGCTGA
- a CDS encoding addiction module protein — protein sequence MHPILKVEISELSISERIQLAEDLWDSILTDSNAVTLSEEQKQELDRRLELHHQNPTRGSSWEQVKQRLGLSQ from the coding sequence ATGCACCCGATATTAAAAGTTGAGATTTCTGAACTCAGCATATCTGAGCGAATACAGCTTGCAGAAGATTTATGGGATAGCATTCTGACTGATAGTAATGCAGTGACTCTGAGCGAGGAGCAAAAACAAGAACTGGATAGACGCTTAGAACTACATCATCAAAACCCAACGCGGGGTTCAAGTTGGGAGCAGGTTAAGCAAAGACTGGGTTTGTCTCAATAA
- a CDS encoding AAA family ATPase, whose translation MRIKQISVNGLFGIFDHVIPLNMDERITIIHGPNGFGKTAILRILNSFLKSRDSELLTIPYKNFRIEFDDDIIIDIIPNNVDNAEDFPGEFKRYNILFNLDKNSKMVDLQQKPESLEELKKNINIRLIESQRLLNSVPKRSRRQSAETHSMVSTVSAYSDELARLMQRKFREYATISESLDRTFPIRIVKHKPSADVSNEQLRHKFSELEATRSRLVAVGLLDKDENSEVQIQPQDIDESTKNALLVYVEDMEKKLSVFAEIASKIELLKKIINNKFAYSYKEINFSKEKGFIFTTFYNSSLSNSKTLSAMDLSSGEQHELVLLYELLFKVQPKSLVLIDEPELSLHVGWQVQFLKDLREITQLADLDILMATHSPDIIQDRWDLTVELKGLEK comes from the coding sequence ATGAGAATTAAGCAAATTTCCGTCAATGGCTTATTTGGAATTTTTGACCATGTAATTCCATTAAATATGGATGAACGAATTACCATTATTCATGGCCCAAATGGTTTTGGTAAAACAGCAATATTGAGAATTTTGAATAGTTTTTTAAAATCTAGAGATTCAGAATTACTCACTATTCCATATAAGAATTTTAGAATTGAATTTGATGATGATATTATTATTGACATAATACCAAACAATGTTGATAATGCAGAGGATTTCCCAGGGGAATTTAAAAGGTATAACATCCTTTTTAATTTGGATAAAAATTCCAAAATGGTTGATTTACAGCAAAAACCTGAAAGTCTAGAAGAATTGAAGAAGAATATCAATATTCGCCTGATAGAATCACAACGTTTGCTAAATTCTGTTCCTAAACGTTCTCGCAGACAATCTGCTGAAACACACTCAATGGTATCAACTGTATCGGCATATTCTGATGAACTTGCTCGACTGATGCAAAGGAAATTTAGGGAATACGCTACAATATCTGAATCTCTTGACAGAACATTTCCAATAAGAATAGTAAAACATAAGCCATCCGCAGATGTAAGCAATGAACAACTGCGTCATAAATTCAGCGAACTGGAAGCAACTCGTTCTCGTCTTGTAGCAGTTGGTCTTTTAGATAAAGATGAAAATTCAGAAGTTCAAATCCAGCCTCAAGATATAGATGAAAGCACTAAAAATGCTTTGTTGGTATATGTTGAAGATATGGAAAAAAAGCTGAGTGTTTTTGCAGAAATCGCCAGCAAAATTGAACTGTTAAAGAAAATTATTAATAATAAATTTGCTTATTCGTACAAAGAGATAAACTTTAGTAAAGAGAAAGGTTTTATTTTTACCACATTTTATAATTCATCATTATCTAATTCCAAAACTCTTTCAGCAATGGATTTATCATCAGGTGAGCAACATGAGTTAGTCCTTTTATACGAACTTCTATTTAAAGTGCAACCTAAATCTTTAGTATTAATTGATGAACCAGAATTATCACTTCATGTTGGTTGGCAAGTTCAATTTTTAAAAGATTTGCGAGAAATTACACAACTTGCAGATTTGGATATATTAATGGCGACACATTCACCAGATATTATTCAAGACAGATGGGATTTGACGGTTGAACTGAAAGGATTAGAAAAGTGA
- a CDS encoding DUF4435 domain-containing protein, translating into MREFLSVDRFANKVRLLRDTFKGTFLLVEGSSDKNFYERFIDKLACQVVIISGKPSSKQCVINTLEILEKSNFQGVLAIVDADFDRLKSLVSSSPNLLYTDTHDLETMLIQSPALDKVLAEFGSEEKIAQFKRDVRLTLCEIGISVGYLLWISQSDGLNLTFECITFSKFIDEQTLQINERQMIQEVKNKRLFIK; encoded by the coding sequence GTGAGAGAGTTTCTTTCAGTTGACCGATTTGCTAATAAAGTTAGATTACTCAGAGATACGTTTAAAGGTACTTTTTTATTGGTAGAAGGCAGTTCTGATAAAAATTTCTATGAGCGATTTATTGATAAATTAGCTTGTCAGGTAGTTATTATTTCAGGAAAACCATCTAGTAAACAATGTGTTATTAATACTTTAGAAATTTTAGAAAAATCAAATTTTCAGGGAGTTTTAGCAATTGTCGATGCAGATTTTGATCGGCTTAAAAGCTTAGTATCGAGTAGTCCCAATTTGCTTTACACCGATACCCATGACCTAGAAACTATGCTGATTCAATCACCAGCATTAGACAAGGTACTGGCTGAGTTTGGTTCTGAAGAAAAAATTGCCCAATTTAAGCGCGATGTCAGATTAACATTGTGTGAAATTGGCATTTCAGTAGGTTATTTGCTGTGGATATCTCAGTCTGATGGATTAAACCTCACTTTTGAGTGTATTACATTTAGCAAGTTCATTGATGAGCAAACCCTACAAATTAATGAACGGCAAATGATTCAAGAGGTTAAGAATAAGAGGCTATTTATAAAGTAA
- a CDS encoding IS5 family transposase (programmed frameshift) — MARKSYPTDLTDMEWEILAPLIPPAKEGGHPRTTDMREVCNAIYYHLKTGCQWNMLPGDFPPSSTVYNYYRKWQRKGVWEKLNHSLRGQVRLKLGKSTQPSALAADSQSVKTDPKKGDVYGFDGGKKVKGRKRQTLVDSLGLLLKVVVSEANAPERVLAAYALMELLEERPELLEKVEVLWVDSGYDGDKFALCVWLMIQAHVEVIRRTESEFQVLPKRWVVERTFGWFNQYHRLSKDYERLPEMSEAAIYAVMTRIMLRRLVV; from the exons ATGGCGCGAAAGTCTTACCCCACAGACTTAACAGATATGGAGTGGGAAATCCTAGCCCCCTTGATTCCACCAGCGAAAGAAGGAGGACACCCGCGCACAACTGATATGCGGGAGGTATGCAACGCTATCTACTATCACCTGAAGACAGGATGCCAATGGAATATGCTTCCGGGAGACTTCCCGCCCAGCTCAACTGTATACAACTACTACCGCAAATGGCAGCGCAAAGGGGTATGGGAAAAATTAAACCATTCATTACGCGGTCAGGTTCGCTTAAAATTAGGTAAATCAACACAACCCAGCGCCCTCGCCGCAGACAGTCAGTCAGTTAAAACTGACC CAAAAAAGGGGGATGTGTACGGTTTTGATGGCGGTAAAAAGGTAAAAGGGCGAAAGCGACAGACTTTGGTTGATAGCCTGGGATTATTGTTGAAAGTGGTTGTAAGTGAAGCAAATGCCCCAGAGCGAGTGCTTGCTGCCTATGCTTTGATGGAATTGTTAGAGGAGCGTCCTGAATTACTTGAGAAAGTTGAAGTTTTATGGGTTGATTCCGGTTATGACGGTGATAAGTTTGCTCTTTGTGTTTGGTTGATGATCCAAGCTCATGTTGAAGTCATACGGCGTACCGAGTCAGAATTTCAGGTTTTACCGAAACGTTGGGTAGTCGAAAGAACATTTGGGTGGTTTAACCAATATCATCGTCTCAGCAAAGATTATGAGCGCCTACCCGAAATGAGTGAAGCTGCTATATATGCTGTTATGACTCGGATTATGTTGCGTCGTCTTGTCGTCTAA
- the glsA gene encoding glutaminase A, with amino-acid sequence MAKQANSVDLEIVSSSLLSVLQDLHSKYKSLQEGAVANYIPELAKVNPDLFSICIVTVDGQVYEVGDYQQLFTIQSMSKVFAYGLALEDHGRDYVLTRVGVEPTGEAFNSIILDERSKRPYNPMVNAGAIATTSLIKGDGATERLNRVLKMFRRYTGHDVFVDMSVFTSERSTGHRNRAMAHLMLNFGMIDQNIEEALDLYFKQCAVIVNCHDLAVMAATLANKGINPITGERAVDHQYIKDILSVMYTCGMYNFAGEWAYTVGIPAKSGVCGGIFAVVPNQMGIGVFSPPLDARGNSVRGVEVCQALSQQLCLHLFECGGSSKIENKE; translated from the coding sequence ATGGCAAAACAAGCAAATTCAGTAGATTTAGAAATAGTTTCATCATCATTGTTATCTGTTCTCCAAGACTTGCACTCTAAGTACAAGTCTTTGCAAGAGGGTGCAGTCGCAAACTATATTCCAGAATTAGCCAAGGTAAACCCAGATTTATTTAGCATTTGCATCGTGACTGTAGATGGTCAAGTTTACGAAGTTGGAGATTACCAGCAGCTATTTACTATCCAGTCAATGTCTAAAGTCTTTGCTTACGGACTAGCGCTAGAAGATCATGGGCGAGATTATGTGTTGACAAGAGTGGGTGTAGAACCGACTGGAGAAGCATTCAACTCAATTATTTTAGATGAGCGATCGAAGCGACCATATAACCCAATGGTAAATGCTGGTGCGATCGCCACCACCAGCTTAATCAAAGGCGATGGTGCAACCGAACGCCTCAACCGCGTCTTAAAAATGTTTCGCCGCTACACTGGCCATGATGTATTCGTCGATATGTCTGTATTTACTTCCGAACGCAGCACCGGACATCGCAACCGCGCAATGGCTCACCTGATGCTGAACTTTGGCATGATTGACCAAAATATTGAAGAAGCATTAGACCTTTATTTCAAACAATGTGCTGTGATAGTGAATTGTCACGACTTAGCCGTGATGGCGGCGACATTGGCGAACAAAGGAATTAACCCCATCACAGGCGAACGAGCTGTAGACCATCAATATATAAAGGATATTCTCAGCGTTATGTACACCTGCGGAATGTACAACTTTGCTGGCGAATGGGCGTATACAGTTGGTATTCCCGCTAAAAGTGGCGTTTGTGGCGGAATTTTCGCAGTTGTACCCAATCAAATGGGTATAGGAGTATTTTCGCCACCCTTAGATGCGCGTGGTAACAGTGTTCGTGGAGTCGAAGTGTGTCAAGCACTTTCCCAGCAGTTATGTCTACATCTATTTGAATGTGGCGGTAGCTCAAAAATAGAGAATAAGGAGTGA